A part of Natronorubrum sediminis genomic DNA contains:
- a CDS encoding HIT family protein, which produces MSTIFTQIVEGDIPARIVYEDETTIAFLDANPLEPGHTLVIPKDEYERLNDVPEDVASDLYATIHRLVPAVESAVDADATTVAFNNGEAAGQEVPHVHCHIVPRFEDDSSGPIHAVFDGPTDLADDELDEIAADIESRA; this is translated from the coding sequence ATGAGTACGATCTTCACGCAGATCGTCGAGGGTGACATTCCCGCTCGAATCGTGTACGAAGACGAGACGACAATCGCGTTTCTGGACGCGAACCCACTCGAGCCAGGACACACGCTTGTCATCCCGAAAGACGAGTACGAACGGCTGAACGACGTCCCCGAGGACGTTGCCTCGGATCTCTACGCGACGATCCATCGACTGGTTCCCGCCGTCGAGTCCGCCGTCGACGCCGACGCGACGACCGTCGCGTTCAATAACGGTGAAGCGGCCGGTCAGGAGGTTCCCCACGTCCACTGTCACATCGTTCCTCGCTTCGAGGACGACTCGAGCGGACCGATCCACGCTGTCTTCGACGGCCCGACCGACCTCGCGGACGACGAACTCGACGAGATCGCTGCCGACATCGAATCACGCGCGTAA
- a CDS encoding A24 family peptidase C-terminal domain-containing protein — translation MILAGSEATIPDLLRLVALPVFAWAAVRDVKTRRVSSAVWIPLAFLGSVLLVWDGWLAWNAEATVWAYEFLLPTAVSLGFVVPIAYLFWWFGGFGGADAKALLVLALLFPTYPHYEIGSMTFPLTVTPIETFSFTILTNAVVIGIAIPIALVVANALAGRFNGVMFIGWPVSWDRVPETHGRLLEDPSGRSRGGLDLDALRMYLRWRGLTLEDVRERPDRYRDPATLPDEPNPPTDGAVDADVRSDGGAAVADDEVSEAAEADASDDDPWGAEAFLEDIPGTAYGTSPAELRTGLEVLAEKETVWISPGTPFLVPVFLGLVLALIYGDVLVGTLF, via the coding sequence GTGATACTCGCCGGTAGCGAGGCGACGATTCCCGATCTCCTGCGCCTCGTCGCGCTTCCCGTCTTCGCCTGGGCTGCAGTTCGCGACGTTAAAACGAGACGCGTCTCGAGTGCCGTTTGGATCCCGCTTGCGTTTCTCGGAAGCGTGTTGCTCGTCTGGGACGGCTGGCTCGCCTGGAACGCGGAGGCGACCGTCTGGGCCTACGAGTTCCTCCTCCCGACGGCGGTGAGTCTCGGCTTCGTCGTCCCGATCGCCTACCTGTTCTGGTGGTTCGGCGGTTTCGGCGGAGCGGACGCGAAGGCGTTACTCGTACTGGCGTTGTTGTTTCCGACGTACCCACACTACGAAATCGGTTCGATGACGTTTCCGCTGACGGTGACGCCGATCGAGACGTTTTCGTTCACGATCCTGACGAACGCCGTCGTCATCGGCATCGCCATTCCGATCGCACTCGTGGTCGCGAACGCCCTCGCGGGACGATTCAACGGCGTGATGTTCATCGGCTGGCCCGTCTCGTGGGACCGAGTTCCCGAAACGCACGGCAGACTGCTCGAGGACCCGTCGGGACGGTCTCGTGGCGGACTCGACCTCGATGCGTTGCGGATGTACCTCCGCTGGCGCGGCCTCACCCTCGAGGACGTTCGGGAGCGGCCGGATCGATACCGCGATCCGGCGACACTGCCCGACGAGCCGAATCCGCCGACCGACGGAGCCGTCGACGCGGACGTTCGCAGCGACGGCGGGGCGGCCGTGGCCGACGATGAGGTATCCGAGGCGGCCGAAGCGGACGCGAGCGACGATGATCCGTGGGGAGCCGAGGCCTTCCTCGAGGACATTCCCGGGACGGCCTACGGTACCTCGCCCGCGGAGTTGCGGACGGGACTCGAGGTGCTCGCGGAAAAGGAGACCGTCTGGATTTCGCCGGGGACGCCGTTTCTCGTGCCCGTCTTCCTCGGTCTGGTGCTCGCGTTGATATACGGTGACGTTCTCGTCGGAACGCTCTTCTAA